In Zonotrichia leucophrys gambelii isolate GWCS_2022_RI chromosome 8, RI_Zleu_2.0, whole genome shotgun sequence, one genomic interval encodes:
- the ABL2 gene encoding tyrosine-protein kinase ABL2 isoform X2, whose amino-acid sequence MYWKLKLYQLTWGALPSEYPPQEALHRPYGCDAEPQALNEAIRWSSKENLLGATESDPNLFVALYDFVASGDNTLSITKGEKLRVLGYNQNGEWSEVRSKNGQGWVPSNYITPVNSLEKHSWYHGPVSRSAAEYLLSSLINGSFLVRESESSPGQLSISLRYEGRVYHYRINTTSDGKVYVTAESRFSTLAELVHHHSTVADGLVTTLHYPAPKCNKPTVYGVSPIHDKWEMERTDITMKHKLGGGQYGEVYVGVWKKYNLTVAVKTLKEDTMEVEEFLKEAAVMKEIKHPNLVQLLGVCTLEPPFYIVTEYMPYGNLLDYLRECNREEVSAVVLLYMATQISSAMEYLEKKNFIHRDLAARNCLVGENHVVKVADFGLSRLMTGDTYTAHAGAKFPIKWTAPESLAYNTFSIKSDVWAFGVLLWEIATYGMSPYPGIDLSQVYDLLEKGYRMEQPEGCPPKVYELMRACWKWNPPDRPSFAETHQAFETMFHDSSISEEVAEELGRTASSSSIVPYLPRLPMLPSKTRTLKKQAENKENIEGAQDTVEHSASSSAPGFIRSTQPAGGSPALPRKQRDKSPSSLLEDAKETTFTRDRKGGFFSSFMKKRNAPTPPKRSSSFREMENQPHKKYELTGNFSSVASLQHVDGFSFAPAPQDTSLAPPKCYGGGFVQRTFYGEEGTGPSSAGAVSTGGGWSGITGFFTPRLIKKTLGLRAGKPTGNEEASKPFPRSNSTSSMSSGLPEQDRMAMTLPRNSQRSKIQLERTVSTSSQPDESTERAGDLIAKRFEEGPALTRERPKAKLLPRGATALPFRTPSALEEKEGPGLVAAPKGKEKTSGPRQGALEDGERPGWSSPVKAAAILPTTHNHKVPVLISPTLKHTPADVQLIGTDSQGNKFKLLSEHQVTSSGDRDRPRRVKPKCAPPPPPVMRLLQQPAACSDAAEEPSSAAGAQHGLEPSEGSKKAAAAAAAAAPVGGKSGRPVMPPPQVPPSTSSTSPVKMANGTAGAKVALRKTKQAAEKIPADKISKEALLECADLLSSAIAEPTPNSQLVDTGHQLLDYCSGYVDCIPHTRNKFAFREAVSKLELSLQELQVSSTAAGVHGANPVLNNLLSCVQEISDVVQR is encoded by the exons GTGAGAAGTTGCGAGTCCTGGGTTACAACCAGAATGGTGAATGGAGTGAGGTACGTTCCAAGaacgggcagggctgggttccAAGCAACTACATCACGCCAGtgaacagcctggagaagcaCTCGTGGTACCACGGGCCCGTGTCCCGCAGTGCTGCCGAGTacctgctcagcagcctcatcAATGGCAGCTTCCTGGTGCGCGAGAGCGAGAGCAGCCCGGGCCAGCTGTCCATCTCGCTCAGGTACGAGGGACGTGTGTACCACTACAGGATCAACACCACCTCAGACGGCAAG GTCTATGTGACAGCAGAAAGCCGTTTCAGCAcgctggcagagctggtgcaCCATCACTCCACGGTGGCAGATGGCCTGGTGACAACCCTGCATTACCCAGCCCCCAAGTGCAATAAGCCCACGGTGTACGGGGTGTCCCCCATCCACGACAAGTGGGAGATGGAGCGCACCGACATCACCATGAAGCACAAGCTCGGGGGAGGGCAGTATGGAGAGGTCTACGTGGGGGTCTGGAAGAAATACAATCTCACAGTGGCTGTGAAAACGTTAAAG GAAGATACCATGGAGGTGGAAGAGTTCTTGAAGGAAGCTGCTGTGATGAAGGAGATCAAGCACCCAAATCTAGTGCAGTTGTTAG gtgtGTGCACCCTGGAGCCCCCGTTCTACATCGTGACGGAGTACATGCCCTACGGGAACCTGCTGGACTACCTGCGCGAGTGCAACCGCGAGGAGGTCAGCGCCGTCGTGCTGCTCTACATGGCCACCCAGATCTCCTCTGCCATGGAGTACCTGGAGAAGAAGAACTTCATCCACAG GGACCTGGCAGCACGGAACTGCTTGGTTGGAGAAAACCACGTGGTGAAGGTGGCTGACTTTGGCCTGAGCCGACTCATGACTGGTGATACCTACACAGCCCATGCTGGGGCCAAGTTCCCAATCAAATGGACAGCTCCTGAGAGCCTGGCCTACAACACCTTTTCAATCAAATCAGATGTGTGGG CCTTTGGGGTGCTGTTATGGGAAATTGCTACCTATGGGATGTCACCATACCCAGGCATTGACCTGTCTCAGGTGTATGATCTGCTGGAAAAGGGCTATCggatggagcagccagaggGGTGCCCTCCCAAGGTGTATGAGCTGATGAGGGCAT GCTGGAAGTGGAACCCACCAGACCGACCTTCCTTTGCTGAGACCCACCAGGCCTTTGAAACCATGTTCCACGACTCGAGCATCTCAGAGG AGGTAGCAGAGGAGCTTGGAAGAACAGCCTCATCCTCATCCATAGTTCCTTACCTGCCCCGCTTACCCATGCTCCCCTCCAAGACAAGGACCCTGAAGAAGCAGGCAGAGAACAAGGAGAACATTGAGGGAGCACAGGACACTGTGGAGCACTCAGCatccagctcagcaccag GTTTCATCAGAAGCACACAGCCAGCAGGCGGGTCCCCCGCGCTGCCCCGCAAGCAGAGGGACAAGtcccccagcagcctcctggaGGATGCCAAAGAGACCACGTTCACCAGGGACAGGAAAGGGGGCTTCTTCAGCTCCTTCATGAAGAAGAGGAACGCTCCCACGCCTCCCAAGCGCAGCAGCTCCTTCCGGGAGATGGAGAACCAGCCCCACAAGAAATACGAGCTGACGGGTAACTTTTCCTCTGTGGCCTCCTTGCAGCACGTGGACGGGTTCTCCTTTGCTCCAGCACCGCAGGACACGAGCCTGGCTCCCCCCAAGTGCTACGGAGGGGGCTTTGTGCAGAGGACCTTCTACGGCGAGGAGGGCACTgggcccagcagtgctggggctgtgagcacTGGCGGAGGGTGGTCGGGCATCACTGGCTTCTTCACGCCACGCTTGATTAAAAAGACGCTGGGTTTGCGAGCAGGAAAACCCACTGGCAATGAAGAAGCTTCAAAGCCTTTTCCAAGGTCAAACTCTACATCTTCCATGTCCTCAGGGCTTCCAGAGCAGGATAGGATGGCAATGACCCttcccagaaattcccagaGGTCAAAAATTCAGCTGGAACGGACTGTGTCCACCTCCTCCCAGCCCGATGAGAGCACAGAGAGGGCCGGTGACCTGATTGCCAAAAGGTTTGAAGAAGGCCCTGCTTTGACCAGAGAGAGACCAAAAGCAAAGCTCTTGCCAAGGGGTGCCACAGCGCTCCCTTTTCGAACTCCCTCCGCGTTGGAAGAAAAGGAGGGTCCGGGGCTGGTGGCAGCTCCTAAGGGCAAGGAAAAAACCAGCGGCCCACGACAAGGGGCCCTTGAGGATGGCGAGAGGCCGGGGTGGTCATCTCCGGTAAAGGCTGCAGCAATACTTCCAACCACTCATAACCACAAAGTGCCAGTCCTAATCTCACCCACTCTAAAACACACTCCAGCAGACGTGCAGCTCATTGGCACAGACTCTCAGGGTAATAAATTTAAGCTCTTATCTGAGCATCAGGTCACTTCTTCCGGCGACAGGGACCGGCCCAGACGGGTAAAACCAAAGTGTGCTCCACCTCCGCCACCGGTGATgcggctcctccagcagccGGCTGCCTGCTCGGACGCAGCGGAAGAGCCGAGCAGCGCGGCGGGAGCGCAGCACGGACTGGAACCCAGCGAAGGGAGtaagaaggcagcagcagcagcagcagcagcagcacctgtcGGTGGAAAATCCGGGAGGCCCGTGATGCCTCCGCCCCAAGTGCCTCCGTCAACGTCTTCCACCTCCCCAGTGAAAATGGCCAACGGCACGGCCGGCGCCAAGGTGGCGCTGAGAAAGACCAAGCAGGCGGCCGAGAAAATCCCCGCAGACAAGATCAGCAAGGAGGCGCTGCTGGAGTGCGCCGATCTCCTGTCCAGCGCCATCGCCGAGCCCACGCCCAACAGCCAGCTGGTGGACACGGGGCACCAGCTGCTGGATTACTGCTCAGGCTACGTGGACTGCATCCCCCACACGCGCAACAAATTCGCCTTCCGGGAAGCCGTGAGCAAACTGGAACtgagcctgcaggagctgcaggtgtcCTCGACGGCCGCTGGAGTCCACGGGGCGAACCCCGTCCTTAATAACTTATTGTCATGTGTCCAAGAAATCAGTGATGTGGTGCAAAGGTAG
- the TOR3A gene encoding torsin-3A: MGPAGLPAPRGLGCFVLVLLLLLGGSGSPGTTPPPRAPWAEEQGAVPEGAPWGRVRYEAVKKHLGALSKHYWQYLACKVWQEGCEEEEKQQGEREASPIPGWGFPLVGQDYLEILSAWYCSFGKCCETGDCRIINNITGLEAELNGQLHGQHLAKAVVLRAVQGFLQSPQPPKALVLSFHGWSGTGKNFVARMVATHLFRDGLRSDCVRVFVSLLHFPHHNYVDSYKAQLQRQISETLQRCRQALLIFDEAEKLHSNLLDAITPFMAQHTHKGQADQQRSIFLFLSNLGGNTINEVALEFWRAGRAREEIPLELLEQRLRLELQEAAENSYAHRQLLREKLIDFVVPFLPLEYQHVRLCARDAFLARGLPYTEATLDQVAQMMVFVPKEEKLFSAQGCKSVPQRINYFLP; this comes from the exons ATGGGCCCGGCCGGGCTCCCGGCCCCTCGCGGGCTCGGCTGctttgtgctggtgctgctgctgctcctgggcggCTCGGGCAGCCCCGGGACAACGCCACCGCCCCGGGCGCcctgggcagaggagcagggagccgTCCCGGAGGGGGCACCGTGGGGCAGGGTGAGGTACGAAGCCGTGAAGAAGCATCTGGGAGCTCTCTCCAAGCACTACTGGCAGTACCTGGCGTGCAAGGTGTGGCAGGAGGGCtgcgaggaggaggagaagcagcaaggAGAACGAGAGGCCAGTCCCATCCCGG GCTGGGGCTTTCCTCTGGTGGGCCAGGACTACCTGGAGATCCTCTCTGCCTGGTACTGCAGCTTCGGCAAGTGCTGTGAGACAGGAGACTGCAGGATCATCAACAACATCACAG ggctggaggcagagctcaATGGGCAGCTGCACGGGCAGCACCTGGCCAAGGCCGTGGTGCTGCGGGCGGTGCAGGGcttcctgcagagcccacagccccCCAAGGCTCTGGTGCTGTCCTTCCACGGCTGGTCTGGCACGGGGAAGAACTTTGTGGCTCGCATGGTGGCCACTCACCTGTTCCGGGACGGGCTGAGGAGTGACTGTGTCAGGGTGTTCGTGTCCCTGCTCCACTTCCCACACCACAACTACGTGGACTCCTACAAG gcccagctgcagaggcagatCAGCGAGACCCTGCAGCGCTGCAGGCAGGCCCTGCTCATCTTCGACGAGGCCGAGAAGCTGCACTCCAACCTCCTGGATGCCATCACACCCTTCATGGCTCAGCACACCCACAAGGGCCAGGCAGATCAGCAGAGAtccatcttcctcttcctcag CAATCTTGGTGGCAACACCATCAATGAGGTGGCCCTGGAGTTCTGGCGAGCCGGGCGGGCGCGGGAGGAGATCccgctggagctgctggagcagcggctgcgcctggagctgcaggaggctgcag AGAACAGCTATgcccacaggcagctcctcagggagaAGCTGATCGATTTCGTGGTGCCGTTCCTGCCCCTGGAGTACCAGCACGTCAGGCTCTGTGCACGGGACGCCTTCCTGGCCCGGGGCCTTCCCTACACCGAGGCAACGCTCGACCAGGTGGCCCAGATGATGGTGTTTGTCCCCAAAGAGGAGAAGCTTTtctctgcacagggctgcaAATCCGTGCCCCAGCGCATCAATTACTTCCTTCCTTGA